Sequence from the Mycobacterium florentinum genome:
CATGACATCGGCGGCCCCATCGGATTCGAGGTGGCCAACGCCGTACCCAAGCGGGTGCTGTCGATGACGCTGCTGAACACCCTCATCGAAGTGCAGTCGTTCCATCGGCCATGGCCGATGGAACCTTTCGCGCGCCGGGGCATCGGAGAAGCGTGGCTGGCATCCCTGCGGGTGCCGGGCGCTTTTCTGTCCATCATGCGACTCGTCGGGGTGAGTCGCCGGGTGCCCACCGCCGAAATCGCCTGCTGGCTGCCGCTGCTCTTCGGCGACGACGGCGGGCGGGCATTCCTGAAGATCATGCGCGGTTTCGAACTGAACGCCGCCAAGCAGCAGCAGTACCTCGATGCCGTCCGGCACCGGCCGTACCCGGTGCAAATCGTCTGGGGAGAACGCGACAAGATGTTGCCGTGGCGACGTCAAGGCGTCCAGGCGCAACGCGCCGCGGGCGTCACGGAGCCGATCCTGTTGCCGGGCAAGCACTTTCTACAAGAGGATTACCCTCAGGAAATCGCCGACGCGGTCAGTCATTTCGTGTCGCGCCATAGCTAACCCTGGATCGTGGGACGAATGGTGATGTCTCCGATCTCCACATCGTCGGGTTGCTCGATGGCGAATGCGATGGCTCGCGCGACAGCCTCTGGCGGAATACCGAAGTCGTTCATCGTGCGCCGGACCTGTTCGCGCAACGCCGCGTCGTCGATGGAGCTGTCGAGTTCGGTGTCGACAAAGCCCG
This genomic interval carries:
- a CDS encoding alpha/beta fold hydrolase, which codes for MKTAQVEGLLARYRSSGRTFTAGGISSFALDDGPPHAPAVVCVHGVPASAYLYRKVVPAIAASGLRAIAIDLPGLGFAERPIDADYTWTGLGRWLLSAIDELQLDRFHLVVHDIGGPIGFEVANAVPKRVLSMTLLNTLIEVQSFHRPWPMEPFARRGIGEAWLASLRVPGAFLSIMRLVGVSRRVPTAEIACWLPLLFGDDGGRAFLKIMRGFELNAAKQQQYLDAVRHRPYPVQIVWGERDKMLPWRRQGVQAQRAAGVTEPILLPGKHFLQEDYPQEIADAVSHFVSRHS